In Nymphalis io chromosome 11, ilAglIoxx1.1, whole genome shotgun sequence, one genomic interval encodes:
- the LOC126772052 gene encoding uncharacterized protein LOC126772052, whose protein sequence is MDRTSEDQGLDENEEILAVEEPTIVLQNTSSVELEMDEMAGGLKIRRVSAQTTNACLPLSVNNVDMVSIGNGNVTVPARLMAEIDWTSHTLATRRTFTIMSISYD, encoded by the exons ATGGATAGGACATCTGAAGATCAAGGACTAGATGAGAATGAAGAGATTTTAGCAGTAGAAGAACCGACCATTGTTCTTCAAAATACGTCAAGTGTTGAGCTCGAAATGGATGAGATGGCTGGTGGCTTAAAAATACGTAGAGTATCAGCGCAGACTACTAACGCATGTTTGCCATTGTCGGTTAACAATGTTGATatg GTTTCAATTGGAAACGGCAATGTCACCGTGCCTGCCAGACTAATGGCAGAAATCGATTGGACTTCCCACACTTTAGCGACGAGAcgaacatttacaattatgtcaatAAGTTACGATTAA